In a genomic window of Papilio machaon chromosome 4, ilPapMach1.1, whole genome shotgun sequence:
- the LOC106720245 gene encoding G-protein coupled receptor 143 isoform X1, translating into MSDPTIQTFCCHHTGSKEDLAIRIMDEFNTESYNIVCLVSSTIGILGSIYQIFPCKLSSHSDGFGNMTTSRARNIIIWLAVADLMASLGVLVRSSLWLRYKSIMPLPDDEISVLFCSITSAWTQYFYTATWFWTLFYAIDTLRTIKGRDSHPTLYHSIAWGIPAATTGIGLSILYIPNATCHNLKTVTSAFLRILPNYFATYIPIAMVMIVNPVLYILAGKEVEMTVALPLAQFTSKERRVVDTLKLKFFLINAVFYVCWLPNLVNGVMIWTMWFNMPVKIIISIWYIMALMNPMQALLNALVYRRWNTNGKKYRPTFSSIHKELNLPDELSPLLGSEPPRMQLSPLPPGINNYATM; encoded by the exons ATGTCTGATCCTACTATTCAAACTTTCTGCTGTCATCATACTGGCAGTAAAGAAGACTTGGCAATTAGAATTATGGATGAATTTAACACGGAATCTTATAATATTGTGTGCTTAGTTTCTTCTACGATAGGTATATTAGGTTCGATTTATCAG atttttccTTGTAAACTATCAAGTCATTCAGATGGGTTTGGAAACATGACAACATCCCGAGCAAGAAATATCATAATTTGGCTAGCTGTTGCAGATTTAATGGCATCTttgg gaGTTCTTGTGCGCTCATCACTTTGGTTAAGATACAAAAGTATTATGCCTTTACCTGATGATGAAATAAGTGTCTTATTCTGCAGCATAACTTCT GCATGgactcaatatttttatacagctACTTGGTTTTGGACTCTATTTTATGCTATAGACACTTTGAGAACAATCAAAGGTCGTGATTCTCATCCAACACTTTATCATTCTATTGCTTGGGGTATTCCTGCCGCTACTACTGGTATTGGTTTATCTATACTCTACATTCCTAATGCAAC atgccataatttaaaaacagtaaCAAGTGCTTTCTTAAGAATTCTACCAAATTACTTTGCAACTTATATTCCAATAGCAATGGTCATGATTGTTAATCCTGTGCTATACATATTGGCTGGAAAAGAAGTAGAGATGACTGTAGCACTACCACTTGCTCAG tTTACTAGCAAAGAGCGAAGGGTTGTTGATACACTAAAATTGAAGTTTTTTCTTATCAATGCTGTATTTTATGTGTGCTGGTTACCTAATCTTGTGAATGGCGTAATGATATGGACAATGTGGTTCAACATGcctgtaaaaattatcatctCTATTTGGTACATAATG GCTTTGATGAATCCAATGCAAGCATTACTTAATGCTTTAGTTTACAGAAGGTGGAATACAAatggtaaaaaatatagacCAACATTTTCATCCAtacataaagaattaaatttgccTGATGAACTATCACCCCTTTTGGGTTCAGAACCTCCTCGAATGCAACTGTCGCCTTTACCTCCtggtattaataattatgctACAATGTAA
- the LOC106720403 gene encoding uncharacterized protein LOC106720403 has product MSAKFTFLIYYFLTVCHVKSISYDQRQTGEFNVQVDVKDVQIIALMKGGKEEYVDYDYAYDYSEMTIKPQNRTTPKPTTTNGTSAKTDSIRDKTTTASTVLVERTTSPPNISETYNTTLADVTTVKSTVEISNVTESAATTDKKNVTTTSESTITGCKKGFVLNQKGECELKLQGTGNALLKLVKLSQKLKLRRENKSKTEDD; this is encoded by the exons atgagtgctaaatttacatttctcatttactactttttaacgGTTTGTCATGTTAAATCAATTTCATACGATCAGCGGCAAACGGGTGAATTTAATGTTCAAGTTGATGTTAAAGATGTGCAAATTATCGCTCTTATGAAAGGTGGCAAAGAGGAGTATGTG GACTACGACTACGCCTATGATTATTCAGAGATGACAATAAAACCGCAAAATCGAACGACGCCGAAACCAACGACAACCAACGGTACAAGTGCGAAAACAGATTCAATACGAGATAAAACTACAACAGCTTCAACGGTGCTCGTCGAGCGCACGACTTCGCCGCCCAACATCTCGGAGACATACAACACAACACTTGCGGATGTAACAACAGTAAAAAGTACAGTTGAGATTAGCAATGTAACAGAAAGTGCGGCGACAACGGATAAAAAGAACGTGACTACAACATCCGAATCTACAATTACTGGCTGTAAGAAGGGATTCGTTTTGAACCAAAAAGGGGAATGTGAATTGAAACTACAAGGAACAGGAAATGC GTTGCTTAAGCTTGTAAAACTTTCACAAAAGCTAAAGTTAAGAAGAGAAAACAAAAGCAAGACAGAAGATGATTAA
- the LOC106720200 gene encoding A-kinase anchor protein 10, mitochondrial → MIKFWKSAAKGKTGCPVRPPELNDTNNVQLKTPINLEIGVNVEDLANVFEKKSKLSLNIHDILIEKKSIKHFISFMEAIGKLELINCWLELDKFETNIHKGLKETLLENNIEKMNSCQCECNKLPNDYKDMMSQTVSLSKSTSNLSQYKSEISKNSLSYCYESENTLETCITCGKFINVTQEAVKLFKRYIALEAPHKIDLPENVRKCVISNICQPGGMIKKDCFKPVQDTLFLIIQNSYIDDFLISPYYIKAQIDILTAGSINLQDILYNETILFYFTEYLEQETCSIFLEFIMAVMHFRENLINNNSSNAEQAQGDAIVLYDKYFSLQATNPIGFPTEIRLQIESDICREGGPLPTCFDLPYKIIFKTLTNYAKLFLGSEVYYNYLSEMINSVDNLWNSKFKSHSDCSSEFSISTQNTLLAMGDPFYKKKRNHSVPDMTIDSNQLYNADSLWQRKKHDGLILGRINSLGRFESKFEPDPDKKHKSVLKKMVSRFVPTNSGVEEEMAWQVAHMIVKDITDLTMAPPENDHDV, encoded by the exons atgattaagtTCTGGAAAAGCGCTG CAAAAGGTAAAACTGGATGCCCTGTGCGACCTCCGGAACTAAATGATACAAATAATGTGCAGCTCAAAACTCctataaatttagaaataggGGTTAATGTAGAAG ATTTAGCAAATGTATTCGAGAAAAAATCGAAATTATCTTTGAATATACATGACATactgatagaaaaaaaatccattaaacattttatttcctttatgGAAGCAATAGGAAAACTCGAATTGATTAATTGTTGGTTAGAATTGGATAAATTTGAAACCAATATCCATAAAGGACTCAAAGAAACGCtgcttgaaaataatattgagaAAATGAATAGTTGTCAATGTGAATGCAACAAACTTCCAAATGATTATAAAGATATGATGTCACAGACAGTTAGTTTATCAAAAAGTACTAGTAATTTAAGCCAATATAAATCTGAAATAAGTAAGAATTCACTTAGTTATTGTTATGAATCTGAAAATACATTGGAAACATGTATAACATgtggaaaatttattaatgtaacgCAAGAAgctgttaaattgtttaaaagatatataGCACTTGAAGCCCCACATAAAATAGATCTTCCTGAGAATGTTAGGAAATGTGTAATATCTAACATATGTCAACCAGGAGGAATGATTAAGAAAGACTGTTTTAAGCCAGTACAGGACACATTGttcttaataatacaaaattcttatattgatgattttttgatCAGTCCTTATTATATTAAGGCGCAAATAGATATATTGACTGCTGGTTCAATTAACCTACAAGATATATTGTATAATgagacaatattattttattttacggaATATTTAGAACAAGAAACATGCTCTATATTCTTGGAGTTCATAATGGCAGTTATGCATTTCAGAGAGaatctaattaataataattcttcCAATGCTGAGCAGGCACAAGGAGATGCAATCGTGCtttatgacaaatatttttcactcCAAGCAACAAATCCCATTGGCTTCCCAACAGAAATAAGATTACAAATTGAAAGTGATATATGCAGAGAAGGTGGCCCACTACCCACATGCTTTGATTTACCttacaaaatcatatttaaaacattaaccaATTATGCAAAACTATTTCTTGGGTCCGAggtatattacaattatcttTCGGAAATGATCAATTCTGTTGATAATTTAtggaattcaaaatttaaatctcaTTCAGACTGCAGTAGTGAATTTAGCATAAGTACTCAAAATACTCTTCTTGCAATGGGTGACCctttttacaagaaaaaacgTAATCACTCTGTACCTGATATGACCATAGATTCAAACCAACTGTATAATGCTGATTCATTGTGGCAAAGGAAAAAACATGATGGATTAATTCTTGGAAGAATTAACAGTCTCGGTAGATTTGAATCTAAATTTGAACCAGATCCagataaaaaacacaaatcagtgttaaaaaaaatggtaagtCGTTTTGTACCAACCAATTCAGGAGTCGAAGAAGAAATGGCATGGCAAGTTGCACATATGATAGTTAAGGATATTACAGATCTAACAATGGCACCACCTGAAAATGACCATGATGTCTAA
- the LOC106720245 gene encoding G-protein coupled receptor 143 isoform X2: MTTSRARNIIIWLAVADLMASLGVLVRSSLWLRYKSIMPLPDDEISVLFCSITSAWTQYFYTATWFWTLFYAIDTLRTIKGRDSHPTLYHSIAWGIPAATTGIGLSILYIPNATCHNLKTVTSAFLRILPNYFATYIPIAMVMIVNPVLYILAGKEVEMTVALPLAQFTSKERRVVDTLKLKFFLINAVFYVCWLPNLVNGVMIWTMWFNMPVKIIISIWYIMALMNPMQALLNALVYRRWNTNGKKYRPTFSSIHKELNLPDELSPLLGSEPPRMQLSPLPPGINNYATM, encoded by the exons ATGACAACATCCCGAGCAAGAAATATCATAATTTGGCTAGCTGTTGCAGATTTAATGGCATCTttgg gaGTTCTTGTGCGCTCATCACTTTGGTTAAGATACAAAAGTATTATGCCTTTACCTGATGATGAAATAAGTGTCTTATTCTGCAGCATAACTTCT GCATGgactcaatatttttatacagctACTTGGTTTTGGACTCTATTTTATGCTATAGACACTTTGAGAACAATCAAAGGTCGTGATTCTCATCCAACACTTTATCATTCTATTGCTTGGGGTATTCCTGCCGCTACTACTGGTATTGGTTTATCTATACTCTACATTCCTAATGCAAC atgccataatttaaaaacagtaaCAAGTGCTTTCTTAAGAATTCTACCAAATTACTTTGCAACTTATATTCCAATAGCAATGGTCATGATTGTTAATCCTGTGCTATACATATTGGCTGGAAAAGAAGTAGAGATGACTGTAGCACTACCACTTGCTCAG tTTACTAGCAAAGAGCGAAGGGTTGTTGATACACTAAAATTGAAGTTTTTTCTTATCAATGCTGTATTTTATGTGTGCTGGTTACCTAATCTTGTGAATGGCGTAATGATATGGACAATGTGGTTCAACATGcctgtaaaaattatcatctCTATTTGGTACATAATG GCTTTGATGAATCCAATGCAAGCATTACTTAATGCTTTAGTTTACAGAAGGTGGAATACAAatggtaaaaaatatagacCAACATTTTCATCCAtacataaagaattaaatttgccTGATGAACTATCACCCCTTTTGGGTTCAGAACCTCCTCGAATGCAACTGTCGCCTTTACCTCCtggtattaataattatgctACAATGTAA
- the LOC106720284 gene encoding protein angel produces MEDLRALEQVPLQETNKGKKRRFRRWERIGKWDIHDIDERFTFKIVSYNVLAQHLIESQIFLYQNCSPQNLVWDIRSKRIFDEIVSLDPDILCLQEVEESHIESFYSQFEDIGYTGVYKRRTGNEDDGCAIYFKNSVFHMEDHILVEFCQESYGILSRHEVGLAVRLVPRDARTPAMPLIVATTRLYHFLRNDDVRLAQSQLFLAHLERFANNGCHLGYHPIILCGDMSASHNSSVIKFLTRGRIFVSKTKIKGSEIQNINPEQPPELDGPANPWDQSLPFFSELEHPLRFHSVYAHHKKNGNREVTTFFRSSWNNFDYIFFSRDSRLRLLARYRLPTETECRQRYRPHSVPNCKLPSSHFSLAAIFEYDPSTQTKSAY; encoded by the coding sequence ATGGAAGACCTTCGCGCGCTAGAACAGGTGCCATTGCAAGAGACCAATAAAGGTAAAAAACGCAGATTTAGAAGATGGGAACGAATAGGAAAATGGGATATTCATGATATTGATGaaagatttacatttaaaatagtttcgTACAATGTTCTGGCGCAACACTTGATCGAATCCCAAATCTTCCTGTACCAAAACTGCTCACCGCAAAATCTTGTGTGGGATATAAGATCAAAACGTATATTTGATGAGATCGTCAGCTTAGATCCTGACATTCTCTGCCTCCAAGAAGTTGAAGAATCTCACATTGAAAGTTTCTATTCGCAGTTTGAAGATATAGGCTACACAGGTGTGTATAAAAGAAGAACTGGAAACGAAGACGATGGCTGCGcgatttactttaaaaattcagtTTTTCATATGGAGGATCATATTCTTGTTGAATTTTGTCAGGAGAGTTATGGAATTTTAAGTCGACACGAGGTCGGCCTGGCCGTACGGCTGGTCCCGCGAGACGCGCGCACCCCCGCCATGCCGCTCATAGTCGCCACGACGCGTCTCTACCACTTCCTCAGGAACGATGACGTGCGCCTCGCGCAATCACAGCTTTTTCTCGCCCACCTGGAACGGTTTGCTAACAATGGCTGTCATCTAGGATACCATCCAATAATATTATGTGGTGACATGAGCGCATCGCACAACTCGTCTGTGATCAAGTTCCTCACTAGAGGTCGCATTTTCGTCagcaaaacaaagataaagggatctgaaatacaaaatattaatcctGAACAACCGCCTGAACTCGATGGACCTGCAAATCCATGGGACCAATCCTTACCTTTTTTTAGCGAATTAGAACACCCGCTCAGGTTTCACTCCGTCTATGCacatcacaaaaaaaatggcAATCGCGAGGTCACCACTTTCTTCCGCTCAAGTTGGAATAACTTTGATTATATATTCTTCAGTCGCGACAGCAGGCTGAGGTTGTTGGCACGTTACCGGCTGCCCACGGAGACGGAGTGCAGGCAGCGGTACCGCCCTCATTCTGTTCCCAACTGCAAACTACCTTCAAGCCACTTCTCTCTCGCCGCAATCTTCGAATACGATCCTTCTACGCAAACGAAATCGGCGTATTAA
- the LOC106720193 gene encoding uncharacterized protein LOC106720193 — MNKIIILMLLLISATINIDARKMSSRGRSSSKSTSSRSRSNTHPSPTSLSYPQPSVAKPSLFGWQESRTAQKPSNKQSHSYPSSHTGLSGSTAPKQPPPYHESIQRSNAPAPVLQTPHRGPTQSQGTNQNGHSYPTSNGLSGNSKTGGLSGTGAGASYPQQQSVGGASGIGYPQHGTGYSGSNVAPPPYSPANINRPYNAGNQANNYGNGYQHPQGPPPPYSSFPQSYGGLGGHGYNPGYGQQMPGYFGNYVSNGKGFGGMSRTGSALTGVGIAGAGVGTILTGLALWNLARSTGHHHHTVIYDNRGQPVAVAPGNSTEPIVDPILGDLVNCTLTISNDNVTEVLAIPCAIATSFTPDADVKDADLNNNTSDNTKCTVTVVTKTGREFMTTIPCSILLSTAASNNVTEPPIQANSTEVDAGTLKPLGNIVINQSEALTINSTVEYNATLNCTPELGEIRDPINPCLSATNNLTVIPLSTTEKLK; from the coding sequence ATGaacaagattattattttgatgttattGTTGATATCTGCAACGATTAATATCGACGCTAGGAAAATGTCTTCTCGAGGTCGGAGTTCGTCGAAAAGCACTTCGAGCAGATCGAGGTCAAACACACATCCTTCACCGACTTCTCTGAGTTACCCTCAACCTTCAGTGGCTAAGCCTTCTTTATTCGGTTGGCAAGAATCACGAACAGCTCAGAAGCCGTCTAATAAACAAAGCCACTCTTATCCGTCAAGTCATACGGGACTTTCGGGGAGTACTGCACCTAAACAACCACCCCCTTATCATGAAAGTATACAAAGAAGTAACGCACCCGCTCCTGTTTTACAAACACCGCATAGAGGCCCGACGCAGTCACAAGGAACGAACCAAAATGGGCACTCATATCCCACTTCAAATGGATTATCAGGTAACTCAAAAACCGGTGGGTTATCTGGTACTGGTGCTGGTGCAAGCTACCCTCAGCAACAAAGTGTTGGCGGTGCTTCTGGAATTGGATACCCGCAGCATGGGACAGGCTATTCTGGGTCTAATGTAGCACCACCTCCTTACAGTCCAGCAAATATTAATCGACCATATAATGCTGGCAATCAAGCAAACAATTATGGAAACGGATATCAACATCCACAAGGGCCACCCCCTCCTTATTCTAGTTTCCCACAAAGTTATGGTGGACTAGGTGGTCATGGATATAATCCGGGCTATGGTCAACAAATGCCTGGTTACTTTGGTAACTATGTAAGTAATGGAAAAGGTTTCGGTGGCATGAGTAGAACTGGTTCTGCACTCACGGGCGTTGGAATTGCGGGAGCCGGTGTCGGTACTATACTAACTGGTTTGGCGTTATGGAATCTAGCTAGATCAACTGGTCATCACCATCATACTGTTATTTACGACAACAGAGGTCAACCAGTAGCTGTGGCTCCTGGTAACAGTACGGAGCCCATAGTAGATCCCATATTGGGTGATTTAGTAAACTGTACACTTACGATAAGTAACGATAACGTCACAGAAGTTTTAGCCATTCCTTGCGCAATAGCTACTTCATTTACACCAGACGCCGATGTAAAAGATGCtgacttaaataataataccagTGACAACACAAAATGTACTGTCACTGTGGTAACCAAAACTGGCAGAGAATTCATGACTACTATACCCTGTTCTATATTACTAAGTACCGCCGCAAGCAATAATGTGACCGAACCACCCATACAAGCCAATAGTACGGAGGTTGATGCTGGAACATTGAAACCTTTaggaaatattgttataaatcaaTCAGAAGCTCTTACAATCAACTCAACAGTTGAATATAATGCTACCTTAAATTGTACCCCGGAACTTGGAGAAATCAGGGATCCTATTAATCCATGTCTTAGTGcgacaaataatttaactgtaaTTCCGCTTTCTACaactgaaaaattaaaataa
- the LOC106720401 gene encoding malectin-B has protein sequence MTRMLILGIIYLFLLKRATGLGEIIYAINAGGPAHTDIHGIYYEKDPLQGRVGTASDYGKQLVMIRRVNPKDEILYQTERYHHSTFGYDIPAKADGDYVLVLKFSEVYFNAPNMKVFDVVLNGDHTIVADLDIFDKVGRGVAHDEYIPYTIRNGKLYYNEEESDIRGGKIKVEFIKGYRDNPKINALYVMRGRLDEVPKLPPLEWPENDIEEIKEEVEETSSKSRRASGPKQPDPYAMETSVLIPVFITMAAFIPLLFCLCKL, from the coding sequence ATGACGCGAATGTTAATATTAGGTATAATTTacctatttttactaaaaagagCCACAGGCCTAGGTGAAATAATTTACGCTATAAATGCCGGTGGGCCAGCCCATACAGATATTCACGGTATTTATTACGAAAAAGATCCATTACAAGGAAGAGTTGGCACTGCTTCTGATTATGGAAAACAGCTCGTAATGATCCGTAGAGTAAACCCGAAAGATGAAATACTATACCAAACTGAAAGGTATCATCACAGTACTTTCGGGTATGATATACCGGCAAAGGCAGATGGTGATTACGTTTTAGTCTTAAAATTTAGTGAGGTGTACTTCAACGCGCCTAACATGAAAGTATTTGATGTGGTGTTAAATGGAGACCATACGATTGTAGCTGACTTGGACATATTTGACAAAGTGGGACGTGGTGTGGCACATGATGAATACATACCATATACCATTCGAAATGGAAAACTGTACTATAATGAAGAAGAATCGGATATAAGAGgaggtaaaataaaagtagaatTTATTAAGGGTTACCGGGATAATCCAAAAATCAATGCACTTTATGTTATGAGAGGGAGGTTAGATGAGGTCCCAAAACTTCCTCCTTTAGAGTGGCCGGAAAATGACATTGAAGAGATAAAAGAAGAAGTTGAGGAGACAAGTTCAAAGTCACGGAGAGCCAGTGGTCCCAAACAACCTGACCCATATGCAATGGAAACATCTGTTTTAATACCAGTATTCATAACCATGGCTGCTTTTATTCCCTTGTTGTTTTGtctatgtaaattataa